In Pseudomonas sp. DNDY-54, a genomic segment contains:
- a CDS encoding DUF3320 domain-containing protein, translating to MSTGISQKLQSSRKELLDIGLRNNMLNFRKTAKTLMVVDELSEEVFNILYRQEKAMTFAPMARKKLAELAKAGKPAEVEDEVASDEQLLHELDSLDWSSVAGEADEDETGKARRHLDTRLQTAVEDERLFLQLLRMHTEAKGFIEEQGVNTLFLALGFLHWYEADSSENLRKAPLLLLPVSLERSGAKDAFKLKYSGDELIANLSLVAKLKTDFGLDMTSCAFDEEGFSTDESSLGRFYGDVADVISKQGRWKVASNEIALGFFSFGKFLMFKDLDPKSWPEDKQPDANGVMKRLLGSGFGDMRAAYPEDVNIDSVIKPGDVRFVKDADSSQTEAILEVRDGSNLVIQGPPGTGKSQTITNIIAELIGQKKTVLFVAEKMAALEVVKRRLDESHLGDAALELHSHKSTKQSVLKELGRTLDQGRPLAKDGAEDLASLNELQDGLNQYCEAVSSSAGASGLPFVEVLGRYLKLKRSYTGLPMIPFAPMAAWSHTEQQKRGELVKELVLHLEEMGRPDQSVFWGSERTFFSPIEQSSANDALQLAGSHLNALQSAAGALSERLMLTQPATLADVDVVCRAARRAAEAPRLEGVQISTGEWQSRRDVIRELLDAGERMTACRFKHEKQLIDAAWEQDLLEVRQSLVAYGDKWWKVFSGRFRAARARLQGLARDTLPKTSAGMLELVDSVLTYQQNKKVYDQHEALGSALFGAQWQRQKTDWAVLERLSAWVIKLHDDLGNGQIPQGIIAFLAGHTDASGLGDAVTGIEQHVIGLDKALRSALEVTGMQAENAKADVRKLGLAELGVRLQQWQESLTALYQMARFNLLAEQLGKVKLDDLLEIAISCDEPEKLTAILDFSWYSGLVQRVYAEKPALQQFDRIKHEHQIARFKSLDLASLNHAQTHLAKQVWEGMPNINQPGEMAVLRAELNKKRRHIPIRQLIEKAGRAIQQIKPVFMMSPMSIANFLPPGKVEFDVVVFDEASQVKAVDAFGAIMRGKQVVVVGDTRQMPPTDFFSRDVELDDEDAATADIESILSMFKAAGSQERYLRWHYRSRHESLIAVSNVEFYDNKLVVFPSAGQHPHATGVSFDYLPDALYDRGRTRTNKGEAKAVAQAVMQHAIRTPELSLGVAAFSVAQRDLIQVEIELLRRQTPEAEAFFTGQGSEPFFVKNLENIQGDERDKIFISIGYGCNESGRIAKEFGPLNREGGHRRLNVLITRAKLAMRVFCNFRADELEIDAGAALGVRALKNFLKYAETGELEVARETGKAADSPFELEVIEALRDRNYEVEPQVGTAGYFIDIAVKDPEYPGRYVLAIECDGAAYHSSRSARDRDRLRQGVLEGLGWNFHRIWSTDWFRNPQQEITRAVEAIEAARAKIAKGRHAIPVVASEPKHEIARGAPAAEPLPSLSKPYVKARLTPVVPPTELHQAKPEHLMQMIRTVVEVEAPVHISDVTRRLMEAFGVTRAGSRITTAVEEAVRLGVRHNLFNGRGGFMYPSDFRPVPIRSRAHWEAAERKFEWVAPEELDEALVETVTLGFSMSREDAISGALGLLGFGRATSKIAGMVEERISELSARGRLRMADGFVTVVAASA from the coding sequence ATGAGCACAGGGATCAGCCAGAAGCTACAGAGCAGCCGTAAAGAGTTGCTGGACATCGGGCTTCGCAACAACATGCTCAACTTCCGAAAGACAGCCAAGACCCTCATGGTGGTAGATGAGCTGTCCGAGGAGGTATTCAACATCCTCTATCGCCAAGAAAAAGCCATGACGTTCGCGCCGATGGCGCGCAAGAAGCTGGCCGAGCTGGCAAAAGCAGGCAAGCCAGCTGAGGTTGAGGATGAAGTTGCCAGCGACGAGCAGTTGCTGCATGAGCTAGATAGCCTGGACTGGTCTAGTGTCGCTGGCGAGGCTGATGAAGACGAGACTGGCAAGGCCCGTCGCCATCTGGACACTCGTTTGCAAACTGCGGTCGAAGACGAGCGCCTATTTCTTCAGTTGTTGAGGATGCACACCGAGGCCAAAGGCTTTATTGAAGAGCAGGGTGTGAACACGCTGTTCCTAGCCCTAGGCTTTCTGCATTGGTACGAGGCGGACAGCTCCGAGAACCTTCGCAAGGCTCCCTTGCTGCTGCTGCCGGTCAGCTTAGAGCGCAGCGGCGCCAAGGATGCGTTCAAGCTGAAGTACTCAGGTGACGAGCTGATAGCGAATCTTTCGCTGGTTGCCAAGCTCAAGACAGATTTTGGTTTGGATATGACCTCCTGCGCTTTCGACGAGGAAGGTTTCTCGACCGATGAGAGCAGCCTCGGCCGCTTTTATGGCGATGTTGCTGATGTGATCAGCAAGCAGGGGCGCTGGAAGGTCGCGAGCAACGAGATTGCGCTGGGCTTCTTCTCTTTCGGCAAGTTTTTGATGTTCAAGGACCTTGATCCGAAGAGCTGGCCGGAAGACAAACAACCTGATGCCAATGGCGTAATGAAACGCCTGCTTGGCTCAGGATTCGGTGATATGCGGGCGGCGTATCCGGAAGATGTGAATATTGACTCGGTGATCAAACCGGGCGATGTACGATTTGTGAAGGACGCGGATAGCAGCCAGACGGAAGCCATCCTGGAGGTGCGTGACGGTTCCAACCTGGTGATTCAGGGGCCGCCGGGAACGGGTAAGTCGCAGACGATCACCAACATCATCGCGGAATTGATCGGCCAGAAGAAAACGGTGTTGTTCGTTGCCGAGAAAATGGCGGCGCTTGAAGTGGTCAAGCGCCGTCTGGATGAAAGTCATCTGGGCGATGCAGCTCTCGAACTGCATAGCCACAAGTCCACCAAGCAGTCGGTGCTGAAAGAGTTAGGGAGGACGCTGGACCAGGGGCGACCGCTGGCTAAAGACGGTGCGGAAGATCTGGCGAGTTTGAATGAGCTACAAGACGGCCTCAATCAGTACTGTGAAGCTGTTAGTTCTTCGGCAGGTGCGAGCGGTTTGCCTTTTGTTGAGGTGCTTGGTCGTTACCTAAAGCTGAAACGGTCATATACCGGATTGCCGATGATTCCTTTTGCGCCGATGGCAGCCTGGAGCCATACCGAGCAGCAAAAACGGGGTGAGTTGGTCAAAGAGTTGGTTCTGCATCTGGAGGAGATGGGCCGTCCTGACCAGAGTGTTTTCTGGGGAAGTGAGCGGACGTTCTTTTCGCCAATCGAACAGAGCAGTGCTAACGATGCGCTGCAGTTGGCTGGCTCGCATCTCAATGCGCTGCAGTCGGCGGCCGGTGCACTTTCTGAGCGGTTAATGCTGACTCAGCCGGCCACCTTGGCAGATGTGGATGTGGTGTGCCGTGCTGCACGGCGTGCGGCCGAAGCTCCGCGGCTCGAAGGGGTACAGATTTCTACAGGCGAGTGGCAGTCGAGGCGTGATGTCATTCGTGAGCTTTTGGATGCTGGCGAGCGTATGACTGCTTGTCGCTTCAAGCACGAAAAGCAGTTGATCGACGCTGCCTGGGAGCAGGATCTCCTAGAGGTTCGGCAGAGCCTCGTTGCCTACGGCGACAAGTGGTGGAAGGTGTTCTCGGGGCGCTTTCGCGCGGCTCGTGCCCGTCTGCAGGGGCTAGCCCGTGACACATTGCCTAAGACTAGTGCTGGCATGCTGGAGCTAGTTGATTCGGTACTGACCTATCAGCAAAACAAAAAGGTGTATGACCAGCACGAGGCGCTTGGTAGCGCACTTTTTGGTGCCCAGTGGCAACGCCAGAAAACGGATTGGGCGGTGCTTGAGCGCTTGAGCGCTTGGGTGATCAAGCTGCACGACGATCTAGGTAACGGACAAATCCCACAGGGCATCATTGCTTTTTTGGCCGGGCATACTGATGCCAGTGGCTTGGGTGATGCGGTAACCGGAATAGAGCAACATGTCATTGGGCTAGACAAAGCGTTACGCAGTGCCCTTGAGGTCACAGGTATGCAGGCGGAGAACGCCAAGGCTGATGTCAGGAAGCTTGGCTTGGCTGAACTGGGCGTGCGTTTGCAGCAGTGGCAGGAAAGTCTTACCGCGCTTTATCAAATGGCACGATTCAACTTGCTGGCGGAACAGCTCGGCAAGGTCAAATTAGACGACTTGCTGGAGATTGCCATCAGCTGTGATGAGCCTGAAAAGCTCACTGCAATTTTGGACTTCTCTTGGTATTCAGGCTTGGTGCAGCGGGTCTATGCAGAAAAGCCGGCGCTGCAGCAGTTCGATCGCATTAAACATGAGCACCAGATTGCACGCTTCAAATCGCTTGATTTGGCCTCGCTCAATCATGCGCAGACGCACCTTGCCAAGCAGGTCTGGGAGGGAATGCCCAATATCAATCAGCCAGGCGAAATGGCTGTACTGCGTGCCGAGCTGAACAAGAAGCGCCGGCACATTCCGATCCGGCAGCTGATTGAGAAGGCTGGTCGGGCGATCCAACAGATCAAGCCTGTCTTTATGATGAGCCCAATGTCGATCGCAAACTTCCTGCCTCCAGGAAAGGTCGAGTTCGATGTGGTGGTATTCGACGAAGCTTCTCAAGTGAAGGCCGTCGATGCGTTTGGCGCCATCATGCGCGGTAAGCAGGTAGTAGTGGTCGGTGATACGAGGCAGATGCCGCCTACTGACTTCTTCAGCCGCGACGTTGAATTGGATGACGAGGATGCAGCGACGGCTGACATTGAAAGCATCCTGAGTATGTTTAAGGCGGCTGGTAGCCAAGAGAGATACCTTCGTTGGCACTACAGGAGCCGGCATGAGTCGCTGATCGCGGTTTCCAATGTCGAGTTCTATGACAACAAACTGGTTGTGTTCCCCTCCGCGGGCCAGCATCCGCATGCAACTGGAGTGAGTTTTGACTATCTGCCAGATGCGCTGTACGACCGGGGACGCACGCGCACCAACAAAGGGGAGGCTAAGGCCGTTGCGCAAGCGGTCATGCAGCATGCTATTCGAACGCCTGAGCTATCGCTTGGGGTTGCCGCATTCAGTGTGGCGCAGCGCGATCTGATTCAGGTCGAGATCGAATTGCTGCGCAGGCAGACGCCGGAGGCCGAGGCGTTCTTTACAGGGCAGGGCAGTGAGCCTTTCTTCGTCAAAAACCTTGAAAACATTCAGGGTGATGAGCGCGACAAGATCTTTATCAGCATCGGCTATGGGTGTAATGAGTCCGGGCGAATAGCTAAAGAATTTGGCCCGCTGAACCGTGAAGGCGGGCACCGCCGACTAAACGTTCTGATTACTCGTGCCAAATTGGCAATGCGGGTGTTCTGCAACTTCAGAGCTGACGAACTAGAGATCGACGCAGGCGCCGCTCTTGGCGTTAGGGCACTAAAGAACTTTCTCAAATATGCCGAGACGGGTGAGCTTGAGGTAGCTAGAGAGACGGGTAAGGCTGCTGACTCGCCATTTGAGTTGGAGGTGATAGAAGCGCTTCGGGACAGGAACTATGAGGTGGAACCGCAGGTAGGTACCGCTGGGTATTTCATCGACATTGCCGTTAAGGATCCTGAGTATCCGGGGCGCTATGTGCTAGCCATCGAGTGTGATGGCGCTGCATACCATAGCTCTCGATCTGCGCGTGATCGCGATCGCCTACGTCAGGGGGTATTAGAGGGCTTGGGTTGGAACTTCCACCGGATCTGGAGCACGGATTGGTTCCGTAATCCGCAGCAGGAAATCACCCGCGCCGTAGAGGCTATTGAGGCGGCTAGAGCCAAGATTGCCAAGGGCCGACATGCGATCCCTGTGGTGGCGTCAGAACCGAAGCATGAGATTGCCCGAGGAGCTCCCGCTGCGGAGCCGCTGCCTAGTTTAAGCAAACCATATGTAAAGGCTCGCCTGACTCCAGTGGTGCCGCCGACCGAACTACATCAAGCGAAGCCGGAACACTTGATGCAGATGATTAGAACTGTCGTTGAGGTAGAGGCACCAGTTCATATCAGCGACGTCACTCGGAGGCTGATGGAGGCCTTCGGAGTGACTCGCGCCGGCTCCAGGATCACGACCGCGGTAGAAGAGGCCGTCCGTCTTGGTGTGCGGCACAATCTGTTTAACGGCCGGGGTGGCTTTATGTATCCATCCGATTTTCGCCCAGTACCTATCCGCAGCCGTGCTCATTGGGAGGCCGCCGAGCGCAAATTCGAGTGGGTTGCGCCTGAGGAATTGGATGAGGCTTTAGTTGAAACGGTAACTCTCGGTTTTTCAATGAGTCGTGAGGATGCCATTTCTGGGGCATTAGGCCTCCTGGGGTTTGGGCGTGCGACATCTAAGATTGCCGGAATGGTTGAAGAAAGAATTAGCGAGCTGTCCGCGCGTGGGCGGCTGCGAATGGCGGATGGCTTTGTCACCGTTGTAGCTGCATCCGCTTGA
- a CDS encoding type I restriction endonuclease subunit R gives MTEDQLEQETLGWLEELGYQHLYGPTIAHDGDNPERENYRDVVLTMRLRTAIARLNPQVPLAAREDALRQVLELGVPVQLSANRLFHRLLVSGVPVQYQRDGETRGDFVRLIDWASIGANDWLAVNQFSIQGPKRTCRPGIILFINGLPLALLELKNPADVNADLSKAFNQIQTYKELIPDVFHYNELLVITDGSEARMGSLSADIERFSRWRTIDGVSVDPLGEFNELETLIRGVLQPALLLDYLRYFVLFEDDGRLVKKIAGYHQFHAVRAAIQQVVTASRPGGTHKGGVVWHTQGSGKSITMTCFAARVMQEAAMENPTIVVITDRNDLDGQLFGVFSLSQDLLREQPVQADTRGNLREKLSNRPSGGIVFATIQKFMPGEDEDSFPVLSTRSNIVVVADEAHRTQYGFSASLKAPSLKVAESTARYQVGYAQHLRDALPNATFVAFTGTPVSSEDRDTRAVFGDYIHVYDMQQAKDDGATVAIYYESRLAKLSLKDSELAHIDEEVDELAEDEEEDQQSRLKSRWAALEKVVGAEPRIKSVAADLVEHFEARNRGIVGMGQFPGKGMIVAMSREICVHLYNEITALRPDWHDDDPEKGAIKVVMTGSASDKALLRPHIYPNQVKKRLEKRFKDPKDPLQLVIVRDMWLTGFDAPCVHTLYVDKPMKGHNLMQAIARVNRVFKDKQGGLVVDYIGIANELKAALKEYTASKGRGRPTVDAHEAYAVLEEKLDVLRSLLHGFDYSEYLTGGHRLLAGAANHVLGLEDGKKRFADTALAMSKAFTLCCTLDEAKAVREEVAFMQAIKVMLTKREISAKKQTDEERELAIRQIIGNAVVSGEVVDVFEAVGLDKPNIGLLDDEFLAEVRNLPEKNLAVELLERLLEGEIKSKFSSNLAQEKKFSELLDNVIKRYQNRSIETAQVIEELISMAKKFAAASQRGEKLGLNDDELAFYDALANNEASVRELGDEILAKIAHELTAGLRQNVTVDWSNRDSVRAKLRLMVKRILRKYKYPPDQQEGAAQLVLEQAEMLCAGWA, from the coding sequence ATGACCGAAGATCAACTGGAACAGGAAACCCTCGGCTGGCTCGAGGAGCTGGGTTATCAGCATCTCTACGGCCCGACCATTGCGCACGATGGGGATAATCCAGAGCGAGAGAACTACCGCGATGTTGTACTGACGATGCGCCTACGTACGGCTATCGCCAGGCTCAATCCGCAAGTCCCGCTCGCCGCGCGTGAAGACGCACTGCGCCAGGTGCTGGAGCTGGGCGTTCCCGTACAGCTATCGGCTAATCGTCTCTTTCATCGTTTGCTCGTGAGCGGCGTGCCAGTTCAATACCAGCGGGACGGCGAAACACGTGGCGACTTCGTCCGGCTGATCGACTGGGCAAGCATCGGCGCTAACGACTGGCTGGCGGTAAACCAGTTCAGCATTCAGGGACCCAAGCGTACCTGCCGGCCGGGCATCATTCTGTTCATCAACGGCTTGCCCTTGGCGCTGCTGGAGCTGAAGAACCCGGCTGATGTAAACGCCGACCTGAGCAAGGCGTTCAATCAGATCCAAACCTACAAAGAGCTGATTCCGGATGTCTTTCATTACAACGAACTCTTGGTGATAACCGATGGCAGCGAGGCCCGCATGGGCTCGCTGTCGGCAGATATTGAGCGCTTCTCGCGCTGGCGCACCATCGACGGCGTCTCGGTCGATCCGCTGGGCGAGTTCAATGAGCTGGAAACCTTGATTCGCGGCGTATTACAGCCGGCCTTGTTGCTCGATTACCTGCGTTACTTCGTTCTGTTTGAGGATGATGGCCGGCTGGTCAAAAAGATTGCCGGTTACCATCAGTTCCACGCGGTACGCGCCGCTATACAGCAGGTGGTGACCGCTTCGCGACCTGGCGGCACGCACAAGGGCGGGGTGGTCTGGCATACGCAGGGCTCGGGCAAGAGCATCACCATGACCTGTTTTGCCGCACGGGTGATGCAGGAGGCGGCAATGGAGAACCCGACCATCGTAGTGATCACCGACCGCAACGATCTCGATGGCCAGTTGTTTGGGGTGTTCTCGCTGTCTCAGGACTTGTTGCGCGAACAGCCGGTGCAGGCCGATACCCGTGGCAACTTGCGCGAGAAGCTGAGCAATCGTCCCAGTGGCGGCATCGTCTTCGCCACAATCCAGAAGTTCATGCCGGGTGAGGATGAGGACAGTTTTCCGGTGCTATCCACTCGATCGAATATCGTTGTGGTCGCCGACGAGGCGCATCGGACACAGTATGGCTTCAGTGCCTCGCTCAAAGCGCCCAGCTTGAAGGTGGCGGAATCGACCGCGCGTTATCAGGTTGGCTATGCCCAGCACCTACGCGATGCATTGCCGAACGCCACGTTCGTAGCTTTTACCGGCACGCCGGTGTCCAGCGAAGACCGCGACACTCGCGCGGTGTTTGGTGACTACATCCACGTCTACGACATGCAGCAGGCCAAGGACGACGGCGCGACGGTCGCGATCTACTACGAGTCGCGCCTGGCCAAATTGTCGCTCAAGGACAGCGAGCTGGCCCATATCGATGAAGAGGTCGATGAACTGGCAGAAGACGAGGAAGAAGATCAGCAATCACGTCTGAAGTCGCGCTGGGCAGCCCTGGAGAAGGTGGTTGGCGCAGAACCCCGCATTAAAAGCGTGGCGGCGGATCTGGTCGAGCACTTCGAGGCTCGGAACCGAGGCATCGTTGGTATGGGGCAATTTCCCGGCAAGGGGATGATCGTCGCCATGAGCCGCGAGATCTGCGTGCATCTGTACAACGAAATCACCGCGCTGCGCCCTGACTGGCACGACGACGATCCGGAAAAGGGTGCGATCAAAGTGGTGATGACCGGCAGTGCCTCGGACAAAGCGCTGCTGCGGCCGCACATCTATCCCAATCAGGTTAAGAAACGACTGGAGAAGCGCTTTAAGGACCCGAAGGACCCTTTACAACTGGTGATCGTGAGGGACATGTGGTTGACCGGGTTCGATGCCCCCTGCGTCCACACGTTGTATGTCGATAAGCCAATGAAAGGCCACAACCTGATGCAGGCGATCGCTCGGGTTAATCGAGTGTTCAAGGACAAGCAGGGCGGATTGGTGGTGGATTACATCGGCATCGCCAACGAGTTGAAGGCGGCGTTGAAGGAATATACCGCTAGCAAGGGCCGTGGGCGGCCGACTGTCGATGCCCATGAAGCCTATGCGGTTCTTGAGGAAAAGCTCGATGTGCTCCGCAGTTTGTTGCATGGCTTCGATTACAGCGAATACCTGACCGGTGGCCACAGGCTGCTCGCCGGTGCGGCGAACCATGTGTTGGGGCTCGAGGATGGCAAGAAGCGCTTCGCGGATACTGCGCTGGCCATGAGCAAGGCTTTCACTCTCTGCTGCACCCTGGATGAAGCTAAGGCAGTACGCGAGGAGGTGGCTTTCATGCAGGCCATCAAGGTGATGCTGACCAAGCGTGAAATCAGCGCGAAGAAACAGACCGACGAAGAGCGCGAGCTGGCTATCCGTCAAATCATCGGAAATGCCGTGGTTTCTGGCGAAGTCGTAGATGTGTTTGAAGCCGTCGGTTTGGATAAGCCAAACATTGGTTTGCTGGATGATGAGTTCCTTGCCGAAGTACGTAACTTGCCCGAGAAGAATCTGGCAGTGGAGCTACTTGAGCGCCTGCTAGAAGGGGAAATTAAGAGCAAGTTCTCTAGTAACCTGGCGCAAGAAAAGAAGTTCTCCGAACTGCTCGATAACGTTATCAAGCGCTATCAGAACCGCTCCATCGAAACTGCTCAGGTAATTGAAGAGCTTATCTCCATGGCCAAGAAGTTTGCTGCCGCCAGCCAACGCGGCGAAAAGCTTGGACTTAATGACGATGAGCTGGCCTTTTACGATGCCCTTGCCAATAACGAAGCCTCAGTGCGTGAACTGGGCGACGAGATCCTCGCCAAGATTGCACATGAGCTAACCGCAGGCTTACGGCAGAACGTGACTGTGGATTGGAGTAACCGCGACAGCGTACGTGCGAAGCTGCGGCTAATGGTCAAGCGCATCCTACGTAAATACAAATATCCGCCGGACCAGCAGGAAGGGGCTGCACAGCTGGTGTTGGAACAGGCTGAGATGCTATGCGCGGGTTGGGCATAG
- a CDS encoding helix-turn-helix transcriptional regulator — protein sequence MHPTHPTIDQALIPQPEVCKVIGQTRSGLDKLRKKDPTFPKPIKFSDTRQAAAYYVIAELNAWLADKIKERDAE from the coding sequence ATGCACCCTACCCACCCCACGATTGACCAAGCTCTCATTCCCCAGCCTGAAGTCTGCAAGGTCATCGGCCAGACCCGCTCCGGGCTGGACAAGCTGCGCAAAAAAGACCCGACTTTCCCGAAACCCATCAAATTCAGCGATACCCGTCAGGCTGCCGCCTACTATGTGATCGCCGAGCTGAACGCCTGGCTCGCTGACAAGATCAAGGAACGTGATGCGGAGTAA
- a CDS encoding tyrosine-type recombinase/integrase — protein sequence MKRSQIKRRPLADTVLASLEPDAKEYRELDGDGLYFRVKPDGSKSWQLRYKKADGKWSWLGLGGYGTGDHQLTGEQARRKARELRDDTAKDGSIMATKRAKKAAELEAANNTFEHLAREWYAVKCKTWTEGTAVRTIGALEKHVFPVFGKRPYTGILPMEWMEFLRGMEQSGIVEQTSRVRGMCREIYDLARVTGRATHNPLEGLHKFLLTKPVENFAHVSLEELPALLRAIRSYPHAPDVRIGLQLLTMLACRPSELREARWEELNLDSGLWLIPAERMKRRRDHLVPLPTQAVALLRELQNITGNYSLLFPGRGNTTKPRSNTVFLMALRRLGYEGRQTGHGFRHLASTILNENGFDSQHIEAQLSHVKEGVRGVYDKSTYLEQRKVMMQWYADHMDKLASGNVVELKRA from the coding sequence ATGAAGCGTAGTCAGATCAAGCGCCGCCCCCTGGCTGATACCGTACTGGCGAGCCTGGAACCGGACGCAAAGGAATACCGGGAGCTGGATGGCGACGGGCTGTATTTCCGCGTAAAGCCGGACGGCTCGAAATCGTGGCAGCTGCGCTACAAGAAGGCCGACGGCAAGTGGTCATGGCTGGGGCTAGGTGGCTACGGTACTGGAGATCACCAGCTGACTGGTGAACAGGCTCGTCGAAAAGCCCGCGAACTCCGCGATGACACTGCGAAGGATGGCAGCATCATGGCCACCAAGCGTGCCAAAAAGGCAGCTGAGCTCGAAGCGGCCAACAATACCTTCGAGCATCTGGCTCGCGAGTGGTATGCCGTCAAGTGCAAGACTTGGACGGAGGGCACGGCAGTTCGCACCATCGGTGCCTTGGAAAAACATGTCTTCCCCGTGTTCGGCAAACGCCCCTACACCGGCATCCTGCCAATGGAGTGGATGGAGTTCCTGCGAGGCATGGAGCAAAGCGGGATCGTTGAACAGACTAGTCGTGTACGCGGCATGTGCCGGGAGATATACGACCTGGCTCGCGTCACTGGCAGAGCGACACACAACCCGCTCGAAGGGCTGCATAAATTCCTCCTGACCAAACCGGTGGAGAACTTTGCCCATGTATCCCTTGAGGAACTGCCCGCCCTGCTCAGGGCCATCCGTTCCTACCCCCATGCACCCGATGTGCGCATAGGCCTGCAATTGTTGACGATGCTCGCCTGCCGACCATCCGAGTTGCGTGAGGCGCGCTGGGAGGAACTCAACCTTGACTCGGGCCTCTGGCTGATCCCTGCCGAGCGCATGAAACGCCGCCGCGACCATCTAGTGCCACTGCCTACTCAGGCGGTCGCCCTCTTACGCGAACTGCAAAACATCACCGGCAACTATTCGCTGCTGTTTCCAGGCCGAGGCAACACAACCAAGCCACGCAGCAATACCGTGTTCCTGATGGCTTTACGTCGCCTAGGCTACGAAGGCCGCCAGACCGGTCATGGCTTTCGCCATCTGGCTAGCACCATCCTCAACGAAAACGGCTTCGACTCCCAGCACATCGAGGCCCAGCTCTCCCACGTGAAGGAAGGTGTCCGCGGCGTCTATGACAAGAGCACCTATCTGGAACAGCGCAAGGTGATGATGCAATGGTATGCCGATCATATGGACAAGCTAGCTAGTGGCAACGTAGTGGAGCTCAAGCGAGCGTAA